The Streptomyces sp. NBC_00483 genome contains the following window.
CGAGGGCTCCGGCTCCGGGAAGGCGCTGCCGGTGGTGCGCGGCTGGGTGCCCGGCAAGGCGTCCGCCGCGAAGGCGCCGGCCGCGCCCAAGGGGAAGGTCACGGTCGTCGGGGCGCTTCAGGCCTCGGAGTCCGCGACCTCGAACGGGGTGACGGCCTCGGGTGGCCTGCCCTCCGGACAGGTCGGCGTGATCAGCGCGGCGTCGCTGGTGAACCTGGTTCCGTACGACGTCTACGACGGGTGGGTCACGCTCGACAAGGCGGACTCCGGGATGACGGCGGTTCCGGCCACGGCGCCCGAGGGCAGCGGTCTCGACCTCAAGGCGTTCCAGAACCTCGGGTACACGGGTGAGTGGTTCGTGTTCGCGGGGTTCGTGGTGTTCATGTGGTTCCGGCTCGTGCGCCGCGAGGCGGAGGCCCTTCGGGATGCGGAACTGGGGATCGCGGAGCCGGTGCCATCGGCGGAGACCGGGGCGTCGGTTTAGCGGCACGGTTCCCTTTTCGGCCGACCGTCCCCACTTCACGGGGCTCCGCCCCGGACCCCGCGCCTCGAACGCCGGCGGGGCTGGAAATGCCGCCGCTTACGACGCGGGGAGCAGGCCCGTGCGGTAGACCGTGCCCTCGCAGGCGTTCGAGATGGTGGTCGCTGCTACCGGGCCGCCCGGTTCCGACGTGTGGGAGACCGCGACGCTGCCTTCGTCGCCGCCGTCCGAGCCGAGCTGCGTCGTCGTCTGGGGGTCGGAGCCGGTCGTGGCGTCGCCGGTGTCGGTGCCGTCACCGGTCGGCGTCGGCGAGGGGGTCGGATCCTCGCCACCACTGCTCCCGCCGCTGCCCCCCGTCGCGGAGCAGGACGCGGACGGCACCCACGCGAACCGCACCTCGTACGCCTTGCCCGGTTCGAGGATCACCTGGCTCGGCTCGGTCGACGGGTCGGGCAGCCCCGAGCCGTCGCCCGACGTGTGGTCGACGACGCTCACCTTGGCCGGATCGGCCGCACCCTGCGCGACGGTGACCACGGACCCTTCGCTGTCCACCGTGCAGTTGGAGCCCGAGACGTTCGAGACGCGGAACGAGCCGTAGACCTTGCCGTCCCCGTCGGGCGCGCCGACGGTGGCCTGCGGCCTGCCCAGCTCACTCGCCTCACAGGTGGGCGAGGTGGCCGCCGCCGTGGAGGCGGGATCGGCCCCCGCGGTGGCGCCGCCCGTGGCCCTGCGCTCGTCGCCCTTCTTGCCCTTCTTGGCGCCCTTGCCCTTGTCCTTGGCGTGCGAGGGCTTGCCCGACTCGCCCTGCCCCGTGCCACCGGACGCCGTGCCCGAGCTCGCCCCACCGCGCGTGGCATCGCTGCTGTTGCCCGCGATGGCCGGCCGCTCGCCGGTGGGGTCGGGGTTCGTCACGTGCAGCACCGCGGGCACCGCCATCGCCGCGAACACACCCACGGCGATCGCACCCACGGCGGCCTGCCGCTTGCGCGCGCGCCGGACGGGCACGGCACGGTGCAGCTCGTCGAGCGCCTGCTCCGAGGGCTCGAGATCCGCGACGGCCTGCCGCATCATCCGCCGCACCGCGAGCTCGTCGTCACCGAGGCCGGGGCCGCCGGGTTCGGGAGCGTCAACAGGCTCACTCACTTCGTCGGCCGCCCGGCCCGGGCCGCCGTCGAGATGGTGGTTCATGCCGGCTCCTCCATGGCGACGCGCAGCGCCGCGATACCTCGCGATCCGTACGCCTTGACCGAGCCGAGCGATATCCCGAGCGACTCGGCCACCTGCGCCTCCGTCATGTCCGCGAAGTATCGCAGGACGAGGACCTCGCGCTGGCGTCGCTGCAGCCCACGCAGCGCCTTCTTCAGGGCGTCCCGCTCCAGGAGGTCGTACGCACCCTCCTCCGCGCTCGCCATGTCCGGCATCGGCTTGGTGAGCAGCTTCAGACCGAGGATGCGGCGGCGCAGCGTGGACCGCGAGAGGTTCACGACGGTCTGGCGCAGATACGCGAGCGTCTTCTGTGGATCGCGCACGCGTTTGCGCGCGGAGTGCACGCGGATGAAGGCCTCCTGCACGACGTCCTCGCAGGAGGCGGTGTCGTCGAGAAGCAGCGCCGCGAGCCCCAACAGGGAGCGGTAATGGGCGCGATAGGTCTCGGTGAGATGGTCGACGGAGGTACCGGCTTCCGTCATCGACTCGTCAGCACCCTGTGCCTGTGCCGGAATGCGCGCCGGTCCCGCCGCTGGCATGGGCGCGATCACCGGCATGCCACCGGCCGCGCGCACGCGACGGGTTCCAAGGGGTGCGAGAGTCGGACGAAGGGCTGCTGCGCCCGTCGCCCGTACCGCTGTGAAGTCCAGTACTTCTGCCACGCCTGTTGGACAAGCTTCCCCCCGTCATGGTTGTACGCGTCAGGCGCCCCATTTGCGACAGGCCTCGTCATCCCCACCGATGACGCCGCCTCGAATGCCGACATGCGCACCACTCTTCCCCTATGCCCCGTATATCCGATGCAGATCGGCTCCCCACCGGGCGACCGCAAAGACGCTCCCCGCCCTGCGCGTGGTTGCAGGACGGGGAGGAAAACCCGCTTACACAAAACTCACACAGAATCTTATGAGCGGATCCACGCTTGGGAAGGGGCTTCCCGCATCGCGGGCACCGAAAGAGCCGCAGCTCACATGGCGGAGAGCTCCGCCGCCACCAGCTCGGCGATCTGCGCGGTGTTCAAAGCTGCGCCTTTGCGCAAATTGTCCCCGCAGACGAAGAGTTCGAGCCCGGCCGGATCGTCGAGCGAACGCCGCACGCGGCCCACCCACGTCGGATCGGTGCCCACCACGTCGGCCGGCGTGGGGAATTCACCGGCGGCCGGATTGTCGAAGAGCACGACGCCCGGCGCGGTCGCGATGATCTCGCGCGCCCGGTCCACGGTGACCTCGTTCTCGAAGCGGGCGTGGACGGTGAGGGAGTGCGTGGTGACGACGGGCACCTGTACGCAGGTGACGGCGACCTTCAGGCCCGGCAGGCCGAGGATCTTGCGGGACTCGTCCCGCACCTTCATCTCCTCCGAGGACCAGCCGTCCTCGCACAGCGTGCCCGACCAGGGCACGACATTGAGCGCGACGGGCTCGAGGAAGGGCCCCGTCCGGTCGCCGACGGCCCGCCGCAGATCGCCGGGGGCGGTGCCGAGCTCCGAACCGGCCACGAGGGAGAGCTGCGCCCGCAGCGTCTCGATGCCGGCGTGGCCCGCGCCGCTCACCGCCTGATAACTGGACGCGACCAGCTCGCGCAGTCCGAACTCGGCGTGCAGCGCCCCGATCGCCACGATCATCGACAGCGTCGTGCAGTTGGGGTTGGCGATGATGCCGCGCGGCCGCACGCGCGCGGCGTGCGGATTCACCTCGGGCACGACGAGCGGCACATCCGGGTCCATCCGGAATGCGGGCGAATTGTCCACCACCACAACGCCCTTGGCGGCGGCGATGGGCGCCCACTGCGCGGACACCTCGACGGGTACGTCGAACATCGCGACGTCGACCCCGTCGAAGACGGACTCCTCCAGGGCGACGACCTCGACCTCCTCGCCGCGCACGGTGAGCTTGCGCCCCGCCGAGCGCGCGGAGGCCACGAGTCGGATCTCGCCCCAGATGTCCGCGTGCTGCGAAAGGATCTGCAGCAGAACGGCGCCGACGCTCCCGGTCGCTCCCACGACCGCGAGCGTCGGACGCCGCACGGGTGCCTCGGCCATCAGCGGCCGGTGCCTCCGTAGACCACGGCCTCGTCGGAGTCCGAGTCGAGTCCGAAGGCGGAGTGCACGGCGCGCACGGCCTCGTTCACATCGTCGGCACGCGTGACGACAGAGATGCGGATCTCGGAGGTCGAGATCAGCTCGATGTTCACGCCCGCGTCGGTGAGCGCCTCGAAGAAGCCCGCCGTGACGCCCGGGTTCGTCTTCATGCCGGCGCCGAC
Protein-coding sequences here:
- a CDS encoding SURF1 family protein — protein: MYRFLLTPRWWGINIFVLLAIPVCIFMGSWQLSRFEDRVQDHKTASQQTKVNETAAPEPLASVLPVDQKTSGKRTTATGHYGKQLLVPNRDLDERSGFYVVTLLKVEGSGSGKALPVVRGWVPGKASAAKAPAAPKGKVTVVGALQASESATSNGVTASGGLPSGQVGVISAASLVNLVPYDVYDGWVTLDKADSGMTAVPATAPEGSGLDLKAFQNLGYTGEWFVFAGFVVFMWFRLVRREAEALRDAELGIAEPVPSAETGASV
- a CDS encoding SigE family RNA polymerase sigma factor; the protein is MAEVLDFTAVRATGAAALRPTLAPLGTRRVRAAGGMPVIAPMPAAGPARIPAQAQGADESMTEAGTSVDHLTETYRAHYRSLLGLAALLLDDTASCEDVVQEAFIRVHSARKRVRDPQKTLAYLRQTVVNLSRSTLRRRILGLKLLTKPMPDMASAEEGAYDLLERDALKKALRGLQRRQREVLVLRYFADMTEAQVAESLGISLGSVKAYGSRGIAALRVAMEEPA
- a CDS encoding aspartate-semialdehyde dehydrogenase, which gives rise to MAEAPVRRPTLAVVGATGSVGAVLLQILSQHADIWGEIRLVASARSAGRKLTVRGEEVEVVALEESVFDGVDVAMFDVPVEVSAQWAPIAAAKGVVVVDNSPAFRMDPDVPLVVPEVNPHAARVRPRGIIANPNCTTLSMIVAIGALHAEFGLRELVASSYQAVSGAGHAGIETLRAQLSLVAGSELGTAPGDLRRAVGDRTGPFLEPVALNVVPWSGTLCEDGWSSEEMKVRDESRKILGLPGLKVAVTCVQVPVVTTHSLTVHARFENEVTVDRAREIIATAPGVVLFDNPAAGEFPTPADVVGTDPTWVGRVRRSLDDPAGLELFVCGDNLRKGAALNTAQIAELVAAELSAM